Proteins encoded in a region of the Bacillota bacterium genome:
- the rplD gene encoding 50S ribosomal protein L4, with protein sequence MPTVDVFNVKGEIVEQLVLSDAVFGIEVNKHVLHLAVLKQLAGQRLGTHDTKNRAEVRGGGRKPWKQKGTGRARAGSRRSPIWVGGGIAFGPTPRKYNFDLPRKVRRLALKSALTSKLQAGELIVLDTFELAMPKTKAVTELLQNLQIAKKPLFVLGERNENVEKSCRNIPGVVTQQAVGLNVYDVLNCNKLVMTKDAVLKVQEVLV encoded by the coding sequence GACGCCGTTTTCGGCATCGAGGTTAACAAACACGTTTTGCATTTGGCCGTTCTCAAACAGTTAGCCGGACAGCGCCTAGGCACCCATGATACGAAGAATAGGGCCGAGGTTCGCGGTGGTGGGCGTAAACCATGGAAGCAAAAAGGTACAGGGCGCGCCCGGGCAGGCAGTCGCCGTTCGCCCATTTGGGTAGGTGGCGGTATCGCTTTCGGTCCAACCCCCCGCAAGTACAATTTTGACCTTCCGCGCAAGGTAAGAAGACTCGCCCTAAAGTCAGCTCTCACGAGCAAGCTTCAAGCAGGTGAGCTCATCGTTCTCGACACTTTCGAGTTAGCCATGCCCAAGACTAAGGCGGTGACGGAACTTCTGCAGAATTTGCAGATTGCCAAGAAGCCCCTGTTCGTTTTAGGCGAACGCAATGAGAACGTCGAAAAATCTTGCCGCAATATACCCGGTGTGGTTACGCAGCAGGCCGTAGGATTAAATGTGTACGATGTCTTAAACTGCAACAAGTTAGTAATGACGAAGGATGCAGTTCTCAAGGTACAGGAGGTGCTCGTATAA
- the rplW gene encoding 50S ribosomal protein L23 gives MRDARDIIKKPIISERTTALQEERKYVFSVDPRANKTEIRQAVELLFKVEVEAVNTMRVAGKFKRHGVHSGYRSDWKKAIVKLTPKSKSIPIFDSV, from the coding sequence ATGCGGGACGCCAGAGATATCATCAAGAAGCCGATCATCAGTGAGCGCACCACTGCCTTGCAGGAAGAGCGCAAGTATGTTTTCTCCGTCGACCCGAGAGCCAATAAGACGGAAATCCGCCAGGCGGTCGAACTCCTCTTCAAAGTAGAGGTTGAGGCAGTAAACACGATGAGAGTAGCCGGAAAGTTCAAGCGCCACGGTGTGCATAGTGGTTACCGTTCAGACTGGAAGAAAGCCATCGTCAAGCTAACCCCTAAGAGCAAGAGCATCCCTATTTTTGACTCAGTCTAA
- the rplB gene encoding 50S ribosomal protein L2: MAMKKFKPTSPARRFMTVESFDEVTCTVPERSLLAPLNRKAGRNSHGRITVRHRGGGHKRQYRLIDWKRDKDGIPATVATVEYDPNRTAYIALLHYADGAKRYILAPHGLKVGSKVVSGLDADIVAGNALPLHKIPVGTVIHNIELKPGKGAQMVRSAGASAQLMAKEGKYALLRLPSGEDRLVHIDCRATIGQVGNLEYENVSIGKAGRSRWLGKRPTVRGVVMNPVDHPHGGGEGRAPIGRKSPVTPWGVPTLGHKTRKKKNQSDKYIVRRRKS; this comes from the coding sequence ATGGCTATGAAGAAGTTTAAGCCCACTTCACCCGCGCGCCGCTTTATGACTGTAGAGAGTTTTGACGAGGTTACGTGTACCGTACCAGAGCGCTCTCTGCTCGCCCCGTTGAACAGAAAGGCAGGGCGTAACAGCCACGGGCGTATCACTGTTAGACATCGGGGTGGTGGTCACAAACGCCAGTACCGCCTAATCGACTGGAAGCGTGATAAAGATGGTATCCCCGCGACAGTCGCTACTGTGGAATATGATCCCAATCGCACCGCCTATATTGCACTCCTCCATTATGCCGATGGTGCGAAGCGCTACATTCTCGCTCCCCATGGTCTAAAAGTAGGAAGCAAGGTTGTAAGTGGTCTGGATGCGGACATAGTGGCCGGCAATGCCCTGCCTCTCCACAAGATCCCGGTGGGCACAGTGATTCACAATATCGAGCTTAAGCCAGGCAAGGGCGCGCAAATGGTTCGCTCGGCTGGTGCCTCGGCTCAGCTGATGGCCAAAGAAGGAAAGTACGCTCTCTTGCGCTTGCCCTCGGGCGAAGATCGTTTAGTGCACATCGACTGCCGCGCCACCATTGGTCAGGTCGGCAACCTTGAGTATGAGAACGTCTCCATCGGTAAAGCTGGCCGTTCCCGCTGGTTGGGCAAGCGTCCCACCGTCCGCGGTGTGGTGATGAACCCAGTGGATCATCCCCATGGTGGTGGCGAAGGCCGTGCACCAATTGGCCGCAAGAGCCCGGTTACACCCTGGGGCGTGCCTACACTTGGTCACAAGACCCGCAAGAAGAAGAACCAGAGCGACAAGTATATTGTACGTCGCCGTAAGTCGTAG
- the rpsS gene encoding 30S ribosomal protein S19, which translates to MSRSVKKGPFVEERLLLRIRRMNDKREKKVIKTWSRASTIFPDMIGHTIAVYDGRKHVPVYVGEEMVGHKLGEFAPTRTFKGHGGHTERSTTLK; encoded by the coding sequence ATGTCGCGTTCTGTAAAGAAGGGCCCGTTTGTCGAAGAACGACTGCTGCTTAGGATTAGACGTATGAATGACAAGAGAGAAAAGAAGGTCATAAAGACCTGGTCCCGGGCGTCGACTATTTTCCCTGATATGATTGGTCACACCATTGCTGTCTACGATGGGCGCAAGCACGTACCAGTCTATGTCGGTGAAGAAATGGTTGGGCACAAGCTTGGCGAATTTGCTCCTACCCGCACTTTCAAAGGCCACGGTGGTCACACCGAGCGGTCTACAACGTTGAAGTAG
- the rplV gene encoding 50S ribosomal protein L22, producing the protein MEARAIARNIRIAPRKARIVIDLIRGKSVAEAANILRFTPKVASEVIMKVMNSAAANAENNLQLDINKLYVKEAFVDSGSTLKRWHPRAQGRMYQILKRSCHITVVVKER; encoded by the coding sequence ATGGAAGCTAGAGCTATTGCGCGCAACATTCGCATTGCCCCTCGCAAAGCGCGCATTGTCATTGACCTCATACGTGGCAAAAGCGTCGCTGAAGCGGCCAATATTTTGAGGTTTACACCTAAGGTGGCCTCAGAAGTGATTATGAAAGTTATGAATTCCGCCGCAGCTAACGCTGAGAACAACTTACAGCTAGACATCAACAAGCTCTATGTAAAAGAGGCTTTTGTGGATAGCGGGTCTACTCTTAAACGTTGGCATCCTCGCGCCCAAGGGCGTATGTACCAAATTCTCAAGCGTTCCTGCCACATCACGGTCGTGGTAAAGGAAAGATAG
- the rpsC gene encoding 30S ribosomal protein S3 yields the protein MGQKVHPKGFRIGVIRDWESKWYAEKNYADLLLEDFKVRRYIKEKLYATGVGQVVIERTGNIVRVFIHTAKPGMVIGRGGAGVEDLRKALEALTKKQVYVNIMEIKTAELSAQLVAENVAAQIEKRIAFRRAMRQVMGRTMRSGAKGVRVAVGGRLNGAEIARREWAREGTIPLHTLRADIDYGVATAHTAYGQIGVKVWIYKGEILPKPSKVEAEGGA from the coding sequence GTGGGTCAAAAAGTACATCCCAAGGGATTTCGCATTGGCGTTATCAGGGACTGGGAGTCCAAATGGTATGCTGAAAAGAACTACGCCGACTTGCTCCTTGAGGACTTCAAAGTTCGCCGCTACATTAAAGAGAAGCTCTATGCCACTGGCGTAGGCCAAGTCGTGATTGAGCGCACGGGCAATATTGTACGCGTGTTCATTCATACTGCTAAGCCAGGCATGGTAATCGGGCGCGGTGGTGCCGGCGTAGAAGATCTGCGTAAGGCCCTTGAAGCACTCACTAAGAAACAAGTCTACGTGAACATCATGGAGATCAAAACAGCTGAACTCAGTGCCCAGTTAGTCGCCGAGAACGTGGCTGCGCAAATTGAAAAGCGTATCGCTTTTCGTAGAGCCATGCGTCAGGTTATGGGTCGCACCATGCGCAGTGGCGCCAAGGGCGTGCGCGTGGCCGTGGGTGGTCGCTTGAATGGCGCTGAAATTGCCCGTCGCGAGTGGGCCCGTGAAGGGACGATTCCCCTGCATACTCTCCGTGCAGACATCGACTACGGTGTTGCCACAGCCCATACAGCTTACGGCCAAATCGGCGTTAAGGTGTGGATTTACAAAGGTGAGATTCTGCCAAAGCCAAGCAAGGTGGAAGCAGAGGGAGGCGCGTAA
- the rplP gene encoding 50S ribosomal protein L16: MLMPSRVKYRKVHRGRMKGRTKGGATIAHGQYGLEALEASWITSRQIEAARVAMTRYIKRGGQVWIRIFPHKPVTQKPAETRMGSGKGSPEYWVAVVKPGRIMFEIAGVDEATAKEALRLAGHKLPIRTKFVARVDVGGEVNEG; encoded by the coding sequence ATGTTAATGCCGAGCAGAGTCAAGTATCGCAAGGTACACAGAGGTAGAATGAAGGGGCGCACCAAGGGCGGAGCCACTATTGCCCACGGGCAGTATGGACTAGAAGCGTTGGAGGCATCCTGGATCACCAGCCGTCAGATCGAGGCCGCTCGTGTGGCCATGACCCGCTACATCAAGCGTGGTGGACAGGTATGGATTCGTATTTTCCCTCATAAGCCAGTGACGCAAAAGCCTGCCGAAACCCGTATGGGTAGCGGTAAAGGTTCTCCCGAGTACTGGGTAGCTGTGGTCAAGCCTGGCCGCATCATGTTTGAGATCGCCGGTGTCGATGAGGCAACAGCCAAAGAAGCACTGCGCCTCGCCGGGCACAAGCTCCCCATTAGGACAAAGTTCGTGGCACGTGTGGACGTGGGTGGTGAAGTAAATGAAGGTTAA
- the rpmC gene encoding 50S ribosomal protein L29, whose protein sequence is MKVKDIRDMNDAELVQKIDDLKGELFNLRFRLITGQLENPMRIKEVRKTIARVKTILHERELNIG, encoded by the coding sequence ATGAAGGTTAAAGACATTCGCGATATGAATGACGCAGAACTAGTCCAGAAGATCGATGATCTTAAGGGCGAACTGTTTAACTTGCGCTTCCGTCTTATAACCGGTCAACTGGAAAACCCCATGCGGATTAAGGAAGTTCGTAAGACAATTGCTCGGGTGAAGACTATTCTCCACGAGCGCGAACTCAACATCGGCTAG
- the rpsQ gene encoding 30S ribosomal protein S17: protein MEERNLRKVRQGVVVSDKMDKTVVVATEQMVSHPLYGRIVKQTKKYKAHDENNDARVGDTVKIMETRPLSKEKCWRLVEIVKKAE from the coding sequence GTGGAAGAAAGAAACCTGCGCAAAGTCCGTCAGGGCGTTGTGGTAAGTGACAAGATGGACAAGACTGTGGTTGTGGCCACCGAGCAAATGGTGTCTCACCCCCTGTACGGTCGTATCGTTAAGCAGACTAAGAAGTACAAGGCACATGATGAGAACAATGACGCTCGTGTAGGCGATACCGTCAAAATCATGGAGACTCGACCTCTCAGCAAAGAAAAGTGCTGGCGTTTAGTGGAGATTGTTAAAAAAGCAGAATAG
- the rplN gene encoding 50S ribosomal protein L14: protein MIQNETRLKVADNSGAKEILCIRVLGGTSRRYARVGDIIIAAVKEATPGGVVKKSDVVKAVVVRTTKDSRRTDGSYIKFDDNAAVIIDQNNNPRGTRIFGPVARELREKNFMKIISLAPEVL, encoded by the coding sequence GTGATTCAAAACGAGACGAGATTAAAGGTTGCAGATAACTCTGGAGCCAAAGAGATCCTCTGCATCAGGGTTCTGGGTGGTACCAGTCGTCGCTACGCTAGGGTGGGCGATATCATCATTGCTGCCGTAAAGGAAGCAACGCCCGGCGGAGTTGTTAAAAAAAGCGATGTCGTTAAAGCCGTTGTCGTCCGCACCACCAAGGACTCCCGTCGCACGGATGGGTCTTACATCAAATTTGATGATAATGCCGCCGTCATCATCGACCAGAACAACAACCCTCGCGGGACCCGTATATTCGGCCCGGTGGCCCGTGAACTCCGGGAGAAGAACTTTATGAAAATAATTTCTCTCGCACCGGAAGTGCTCTAG
- the rplX gene encoding 50S ribosomal protein L24 — protein MVKLHVRKDDQVLVLTGKDQGKKGKVVSASPEKGRVVVEGVNIVSRHRKAAPNVAQGGIIKQEAPIHSSNLMVICPSCKKPTRISHKEMNDGKFVRTCKKCGENIDK, from the coding sequence ATCGTGAAACTTCATGTCCGTAAAGATGACCAGGTTCTTGTTCTAACCGGTAAGGACCAAGGCAAAAAAGGCAAAGTTGTGAGTGCCTCGCCCGAGAAAGGTCGCGTGGTGGTAGAAGGCGTAAACATCGTCAGCCGTCACCGCAAAGCCGCTCCTAATGTGGCCCAAGGCGGCATCATTAAGCAAGAGGCGCCTATACACAGCTCTAACCTCATGGTGATTTGCCCGAGCTGCAAGAAGCCGACTCGGATTTCTCATAAAGAGATGAATGATGGCAAGTTCGTTCGCACCTGCAAAAAGTGCGGCGAGAACATTGACAAGTAG
- the rplE gene encoding 50S ribosomal protein L5 codes for MTRLKEKYLSEVRPALQAKFGYQNSMEIPRLEKVVLNMGVGKAVGNSKILDAAAKDLGLISGQKPVITRAKQSVSNFKLREGMAIGAKVTLRGERMYEFLDKFMNINLPRVRDFRGVSPKSFDGRGNYTVGVKEQLIFPEIDYDKVDHVQGMDITIVTTAMTDEEAKELLTQLGMPFRA; via the coding sequence ATGACAAGGTTAAAGGAAAAGTACCTTAGTGAAGTGCGGCCTGCCCTGCAAGCAAAATTCGGCTACCAGAACTCCATGGAAATTCCCCGCCTCGAGAAAGTCGTTTTGAACATGGGAGTGGGCAAAGCGGTGGGCAACAGCAAGATTCTCGACGCCGCTGCTAAGGACCTCGGGCTCATATCCGGGCAAAAGCCGGTTATCACCCGGGCTAAGCAGAGCGTTTCGAACTTCAAGCTGCGCGAGGGCATGGCCATTGGCGCTAAGGTAACACTCCGTGGCGAGCGGATGTATGAATTTCTTGATAAGTTCATGAACATCAACCTGCCACGCGTAAGAGATTTTCGTGGTGTGTCTCCCAAATCTTTTGATGGCCGCGGTAACTACACTGTGGGCGTGAAAGAGCAGCTTATCTTCCCTGAAATCGACTACGATAAAGTGGACCACGTTCAGGGCATGGATATTACTATTGTGACAACTGCAATGACTGATGAGGAAGCAAAGGAATTGCTGACCCAGCTAGGGATGCCGTTCCGCGCGTAA
- a CDS encoding type Z 30S ribosomal protein S14, with protein sequence MAKKSMIIKQAREPKFAVRGYNRCRICGRPHAYMRKFGTCRICFRELAHEGQIPGVKKASW encoded by the coding sequence GTGGCCAAAAAGTCGATGATTATCAAGCAAGCTCGGGAACCAAAATTTGCTGTGCGCGGGTATAATCGTTGCCGCATTTGTGGTCGTCCACACGCCTACATGCGTAAGTTCGGAACTTGTAGAATTTGCTTCCGTGAACTTGCCCATGAGGGTCAAATTCCCGGCGTTAAGAAGGCCAGCTGGTAA
- the rpsH gene encoding 30S ribosomal protein S8 has protein sequence MVMTDPIADMLTRVRNANHALHDSVDVPGSVMKKSIAEILKTEGFIRDYTWEDNDKQGMLRLVLKFGANKQRVISGVKRISKPGLRVYARKDELPRVLGGLGIAIVSTSQGLMTDKQARAKGLGGEVICYVW, from the coding sequence ATGGTTATGACAGATCCTATCGCTGACATGCTGACAAGGGTCCGCAATGCCAACCATGCACTCCACGATAGTGTGGATGTACCCGGCTCAGTGATGAAGAAGAGTATTGCTGAGATATTGAAGACAGAGGGATTTATTCGTGATTACACCTGGGAAGACAATGACAAGCAAGGTATGTTGCGTCTCGTGCTTAAGTTCGGGGCCAATAAGCAGCGCGTCATTTCCGGTGTGAAGCGAATCAGCAAGCCTGGGCTGCGTGTGTATGCCCGCAAAGACGAACTACCCCGTGTTCTCGGGGGCCTAGGTATTGCCATTGTTTCAACTTCGCAGGGGCTGATGACCGACAAGCAAGCTAGGGCCAAGGGCCTTGGTGGAGAAGTCATCTGCTACGTCTGGTAG
- the rplF gene encoding 50S ribosomal protein L6 yields MSRIGKKPIVVPPTVEVNLNGQTIVVKGPKGTLTRELHAEVRVLVLENEVVVERLSERPLHKSLHGVTRTIIANMVEGVTKGFEKKLQAAGVGWRAAVQGGKLVLTVGYSHPVEINPPAGVEFKTETMAKPPFGNIPLITVSGCDKEAVGQVSATIRSVREPEPYLGKGIAYVGEKIIRKAGKTSK; encoded by the coding sequence ATGTCCAGAATCGGCAAGAAACCAATTGTGGTGCCGCCGACGGTTGAGGTTAACCTGAACGGCCAGACCATAGTGGTTAAAGGTCCCAAGGGTACGCTCACCCGTGAGCTGCACGCTGAAGTGCGAGTGTTAGTTCTAGAGAACGAAGTAGTAGTGGAGCGCCTATCTGAGCGCCCCCTGCACAAATCACTGCATGGCGTAACTCGCACCATTATTGCCAACATGGTAGAGGGCGTTACCAAGGGTTTTGAGAAGAAGCTGCAGGCTGCCGGTGTGGGTTGGCGTGCTGCCGTGCAAGGCGGGAAACTTGTTCTCACCGTGGGTTATTCTCACCCGGTAGAGATCAACCCACCCGCAGGCGTGGAATTTAAGACCGAGACCATGGCCAAGCCTCCTTTCGGCAACATTCCGCTGATCACGGTGTCGGGTTGCGACAAAGAAGCCGTGGGGCAGGTGTCCGCCACTATTCGGAGTGTTAGGGAGCCCGAGCCATATCTTGGCAAAGGAATAGCCTATGTCGGCGAAAAGATAATCCGCAAAGCCGGTAAGACATCCAAGTAG
- the rplR gene encoding 50S ribosomal protein L18, producing the protein MFKKGDKNQLRKVRHLRVRKSVSGTTARPRLNVFRSSSHIYAQIIDDTRGHTLVGVSTLSPELSGQPGGNIEAAKTVGKLVAEKALAAGVTYVVFDRGGYLYHGRIAALAQAAREAGLQF; encoded by the coding sequence GTGTTTAAGAAGGGCGATAAAAATCAGCTTCGCAAAGTGCGTCATTTACGCGTTCGTAAGAGTGTGTCTGGAACCACTGCGCGCCCAAGGCTAAATGTCTTTCGCAGTTCTAGCCACATCTACGCGCAAATTATTGATGACACAAGAGGACATACTCTTGTTGGCGTTTCTACCCTTAGCCCGGAGCTTTCGGGTCAGCCAGGCGGCAATATCGAGGCGGCTAAGACGGTCGGCAAACTTGTGGCCGAGAAGGCTCTCGCTGCCGGAGTCACGTATGTGGTTTTTGACCGCGGCGGCTACCTCTATCATGGTCGCATCGCTGCGCTAGCGCAAGCCGCGCGCGAAGCCGGACTTCAGTTCTAG
- the rpsE gene encoding 30S ribosomal protein S5, which translates to MERIDPKALDLTEKVIAVKRVSKTRKGGRDASFSALTAIGDGKGYVGVGLGKAKEVVEAIRKANEDAKKNLVYVPIVETSIPHQVIGTAGAGKVLMKPASLGTGVIAGGAVRAILELAGVRNVLTKSLGSSNAMNMAQATLAGLKSLRTAEQVAKLRGISVENLLG; encoded by the coding sequence TTGGAACGCATCGATCCTAAAGCTTTAGATTTGACTGAGAAAGTCATAGCGGTCAAGAGAGTCAGTAAGACTCGTAAGGGCGGCCGCGATGCTAGTTTTAGCGCGCTCACGGCAATTGGCGACGGCAAGGGTTATGTCGGCGTCGGCCTCGGGAAAGCGAAAGAAGTTGTCGAGGCCATTCGTAAGGCCAATGAAGACGCCAAAAAGAACCTGGTATATGTACCCATCGTGGAAACATCCATCCCCCATCAAGTCATCGGCACAGCGGGCGCCGGCAAGGTGCTCATGAAGCCAGCCTCATTGGGTACTGGTGTTATCGCGGGTGGTGCGGTCAGGGCGATTTTGGAGCTCGCGGGCGTACGCAATGTTCTTACGAAGTCACTAGGCTCTTCTAATGCCATGAACATGGCGCAGGCGACTTTGGCAGGCCTAAAGTCTCTGCGTACTGCAGAGCAAGTAGCCAAACTCCGCGGTATTTCCGTGGAGAATCTCCTCGGTTAA
- the rpmD gene encoding 50S ribosomal protein L30, producing the protein MATLQITLTRSLIGRPEDQRDTCRALGLTKTNSTVRQADTPVIRGMLKKVSHLVKVVSLEVQA; encoded by the coding sequence ATGGCAACATTACAGATTACCCTGACGCGGAGCCTCATTGGTCGGCCAGAGGATCAGCGCGACACCTGTCGTGCTCTCGGCCTCACCAAGACCAACAGTACCGTTCGGCAAGCAGATACCCCTGTTATCCGCGGTATGCTTAAGAAGGTCTCTCATCTGGTCAAGGTTGTGTCTCTGGAGGTGCAAGCATGA
- the rplO gene encoding 50S ribosomal protein L15, whose protein sequence is MKLHNLQPAEGSRLTSKRVGRGHGSGKGKTSGRGTKGQWARTGGGVRPGFEGGQMPLYRRLPKRGFNNKFKTFYALVQIDDLNVFPADSVVDLCALQEVGLVRKSLDGVKILGMGELTRALTVRAAAFSQSAKDKITAVGGKAEVI, encoded by the coding sequence ATGAAACTGCATAATCTACAACCGGCAGAAGGTTCACGTTTAACCAGCAAGCGCGTCGGCCGTGGTCATGGCTCAGGCAAGGGCAAGACCAGCGGACGCGGTACCAAGGGCCAGTGGGCCCGCACCGGCGGTGGTGTGCGTCCCGGCTTTGAAGGCGGTCAGATGCCTCTCTACCGGCGCTTGCCAAAGCGTGGTTTCAACAACAAGTTCAAGACCTTTTACGCACTGGTGCAGATTGACGATCTTAATGTCTTTCCGGCAGACAGCGTAGTAGATCTTTGCGCCCTGCAGGAAGTAGGCTTAGTCAGAAAGTCACTCGACGGGGTTAAAATTCTCGGCATGGGTGAATTGACACGGGCGCTTACCGTACGGGCTGCCGCCTTTAGCCAAAGTGCTAAAGATAAAATTACCGCTGTTGGTGGAAAAGCGGAGGTGATTTAG
- the secY gene encoding preprotein translocase subunit SecY, translating to MLESLRNMWRIEELRKRILYTLGIFLIIRLGNFIPVPGANREAMAQFLEGQGGLFGLLDVISGGALANLSIFTLTIGPYITASIIVNLLQVIIPAWEKLAKEGDEGRKKLNEYTRYATVVLAFVQGIATSAGLASQGVLARGIANNVLTALSFTAGTMMIMWLGELITEKGIGNGISLVIFANIVSQMPGTLAGLVTFVQAGTLNIFTVLLIGILALVVIAGVVFVQEGVRRVPVQYAKRVVGRKMYGGQTTHIPLRVNQAGVIPVIFASSLLMFPQVIAQFVQHPWAQSIAQLFRFGGAFHNILYVVLIFVFSYFYTFVQFNPKELAENMQKHGGAIPGVRPGRVTADFLYRVVTRLTLVGSLFLVAIVILPLILSGVVRIDIGLGGTALLIVVGVALETMKQIEGHLVMRHYSGFMK from the coding sequence ATGCTTGAGAGTTTGCGCAACATGTGGCGCATAGAGGAACTGCGTAAACGCATACTCTATACTCTAGGTATCTTTCTCATCATCCGCCTTGGTAATTTTATTCCGGTGCCCGGGGCCAATCGCGAGGCCATGGCACAGTTTCTCGAAGGTCAGGGAGGACTTTTTGGTCTTCTTGACGTCATCTCAGGGGGCGCTCTCGCCAATCTCTCTATTTTTACTTTAACCATCGGTCCCTACATTACGGCGAGCATTATCGTCAACTTGCTCCAAGTAATTATCCCCGCCTGGGAGAAGCTCGCTAAAGAAGGCGACGAGGGACGCAAGAAGCTCAATGAATACACACGCTATGCCACAGTAGTGCTGGCCTTTGTACAAGGCATCGCTACCTCCGCTGGCTTGGCTAGCCAAGGGGTACTGGCACGCGGCATCGCCAATAATGTGCTCACGGCACTAAGCTTTACCGCCGGCACCATGATGATTATGTGGCTAGGCGAACTGATTACCGAGAAGGGTATTGGCAATGGCATTTCTTTGGTCATTTTCGCCAACATCGTCTCGCAAATGCCCGGCACCTTAGCTGGCTTGGTCACTTTCGTGCAGGCAGGTACGCTCAATATTTTCACCGTGTTACTGATTGGCATACTGGCCCTCGTCGTTATCGCCGGTGTGGTCTTTGTGCAAGAGGGAGTACGGCGCGTGCCTGTGCAGTACGCTAAGCGTGTTGTAGGGCGCAAGATGTACGGTGGGCAGACCACCCATATTCCTCTGCGAGTGAATCAGGCTGGTGTTATTCCTGTCATTTTCGCTTCGTCACTACTCATGTTTCCACAGGTGATTGCGCAATTTGTGCAGCACCCTTGGGCACAAAGTATCGCCCAGTTGTTCCGCTTTGGTGGCGCGTTCCACAATATACTCTATGTGGTTCTAATATTTGTCTTCAGCTACTTCTATACTTTCGTGCAGTTTAACCCGAAAGAGCTAGCTGAAAATATGCAAAAGCACGGCGGCGCAATACCCGGCGTGCGCCCAGGTAGAGTTACGGCGGATTTCTTGTACAGGGTTGTCACCCGTCTCACCCTCGTCGGCTCGCTGTTCTTGGTGGCGATTGTGATACTGCCCCTCATTCTTTCTGGTGTGGTGCGTATCGACATCGGGCTAGGCGGCACAGCGCTACTCATCGTAGTTGGTGTGGCGCTAGAGACAATGAAGCAAATTGAGGGGCACCTCGTCATGCGCCACTACAGTGGTTTCATGAAGTAG
- a CDS encoding adenylate kinase, giving the protein MNIILIGPPGAGKGTQAAFLCQELSIPHISSGDMLRAAVKGGTALGLLAKSYMDSGQLVPDDVTIGIVRERLGQEDARSGFLLDGFPRTIPQALALEEALNGLKRDISLVINIVVPHDELIRRLTGRLVCKSCGATYHTMFNPSPKGQHCGLCGGTLYQRSDDSEETALARLQVYLRQTAPLLEYYEKTGKLRNIDGLLPISEVTERLRTVLAERLHDQS; this is encoded by the coding sequence ATGAACATTATTCTCATAGGGCCACCCGGGGCGGGGAAAGGTACACAAGCTGCCTTTCTCTGCCAAGAGCTCAGCATACCTCATATTTCATCTGGTGACATGCTTCGCGCCGCGGTCAAGGGCGGCACTGCCCTTGGACTGCTAGCTAAGTCCTACATGGATAGCGGACAATTGGTGCCCGATGATGTGACCATAGGTATTGTTAGGGAGAGGCTTGGACAAGAGGACGCGCGATCTGGATTCTTGCTCGATGGCTTTCCCCGCACTATTCCGCAGGCACTGGCACTAGAAGAAGCTCTCAATGGCTTAAAGCGCGACATTTCTTTGGTGATAAATATTGTGGTGCCGCACGACGAGTTAATCCGGCGCTTGACAGGCCGCTTGGTCTGCAAAAGTTGTGGGGCCACCTACCACACTATGTTTAATCCGTCTCCAAAGGGACAGCACTGTGGTCTGTGTGGCGGAACACTGTATCAGCGCTCTGATGATAGCGAAGAGACGGCCTTAGCCCGACTTCAGGTCTATCTTCGTCAGACCGCACCCTTGCTCGAATACTACGAAAAAACCGGGAAACTAAGGAACATCGATGGACTTCTGCCGATTTCTGAGGTGACAGAGCGACTTAGGACAGTGCTCGCCGAAAGGCTCCATGATCAGTCTTAA